A genomic window from Algoriphagus sp. Y33 includes:
- a CDS encoding JAB domain-containing protein, giving the protein MAEIKLSYSAKVKASLRPCVCGSRQVYEVLSSIWEKDRIEFVEDFKVMLLSRANRVFGIVTISSGGKAGTVVDVKLVFAASIKTNVSSVILAHNHPSGNLIPSEKDKRLTKRAKEAGKILDIPVLDHLILTAEGYHSFADDWEL; this is encoded by the coding sequence GTGGCTGAGATCAAGCTTAGCTATAGTGCGAAAGTGAAAGCTTCGCTGCGGCCATGTGTCTGCGGATCCCGGCAGGTGTATGAAGTGCTTTCCTCAATCTGGGAGAAAGATAGAATTGAGTTTGTTGAGGATTTCAAAGTAATGCTGCTTTCCAGAGCCAATAGGGTGTTCGGGATCGTAACCATCAGCTCGGGCGGAAAAGCAGGGACTGTGGTGGATGTAAAGCTTGTTTTTGCGGCATCAATCAAAACCAATGTAAGTTCTGTCATACTTGCCCACAACCATCCGTCTGGTAATCTGATACCTTCAGAGAAAGATAAGCGTTTGACCAAACGGGCTAAGGAAGCGGGAAAGATCCTGGATATTCCTGTGCTGGATCATCTGATCCTTACTGCCGAAGGGTATCATTCCTTTGCGGATGATTGGGAGCTTTAG